CAACAACAATGGTCATGTCGCGCCTGCTCCCCAGCGGCAGCAGCGGTGAGCGCCATATCGGCACCGGGACCAACTTCCCCGAACATGCCGAGGAAGCCAATAGCGGCTCGGTGTTCCAATTCCCGAAATTCGGCGCAGCGACCCCTGCGCGAACCGAAGTGCAGGCCAGGCCCGGCATATTGCTCGATTATGAAGTCGAACTGTGCATGCGCTTTGACCGCGACATTGCGTCGCTGGCCGATTTTGACGCGGCGGTGAAGAGCGTGTTTCTTTGCGGCGATTTCACCAACCGCAATGCGCTTGTCGAGCTTGCCGATCCAGACAATCTCGATTCCGGCTCCGGCTTCAGCGACGCGAAAAGCGGGCCGGATTTCTTTCCGACCGGGCCATTTTTGGTCATCCCCAAAGACTGGCGGAGCTTTGTCGCCGAACTGCGGATGACAACAATGGTCAATGACGAAGCTCGGCAGGACGCACGCGGCGGTGAGATGACCCTCGACTTCCGCCAGCTCGTCACCAAGGCGCTGGGCGACATGGCCGAGCCGCGCTTTCTCTATAAGGCGGATCGGGTCTATCTCGCCAATGACCGCAAGATCGCCAAGGACATGACCCTGATGTCGGGCACTGCAGAGGGCACGATCTTCACCCCGCCCAGCCGCGCCGACATAATCGAGGGCGTGCTGCGCTATGCCGCCAATGGCGGGCCGTTGTCAGAGCAAGGCCTGATAGACACCGCCAAGGCGCAGTTTATTGAAAATGAGCTGCAGTCCGGTCACTTTTTGCAAGCCGGAGACAGGGTGGAACATGGCTCAACCTATCTCGGTAGTATCGAGGTTACGGTTGCTGAGTAAGCCTTGCGAATCCGAGTCGCCTGCACTTATTTCGGTGACAGCACCATCAGCATCTGGCGGCCTTCAAGGCGCGGATAGGCTTCCACCTTGGCGTCTTCCTTGGTGTCTTCCTGCACCCGCTGCAGCAATTGCATGCCGAGCTGCTGATGCGACATTTCACGCCCGCGAAAGCGCAGCGTGACCTTGACCTTGTCGCCCTTTTCGATGAACTGATGCACCTTCTTCATCTTGACCATATAGTCATGGTCATCGATGTTGGGCCGCATCTTGATCTCTTTAATATCCTGTGTTTTCTGAGTCTTGCGCGCAGCATTGGCCTTTTTCTGCGCCTCATATTTGAACTTGCCGACATCCAGAAACTTGGCCACTGGCGGTTCGGCATTGGGGGAGACCTCGACCAGATCAAGACCAACCGCACGAGCACGATCAATCGCTTCCTCGGTATTCATGACGCCCAGATTTTCGCCCTTGTCATCGATGACACGTACATTGGGCGACTGAATAAAATCATTGAAACGGGGACCGTTTTTCGGGGGCGCGGACGGTCCGCGACGGGAATATGGCGGGCGTATGGGTCTATCTCCTTGTGAGTCTTTCTTGATTGCGCCTGTGTAGGGATTTCAGCGGCGCAAATAAAGGGGTGGTAACGAAAAGGCGCGGCATTGCGGCGTTTATGCCACTATCGCCGCGCCATTCTCTGTGTTCATCATTGCGCCAAGGGTGGTGCGTTATTCGCCCTTATGCTCTTCGGCATGCGCGCTATGGTCATGGTCATCGCCATGTTTGTGATCTTCATGGTCATGGTCGCCATGATCATGATCGGCGTGATCATGATCCGCATGGTCTCCATGGTCATGCCCGGCATGGTCGGAGGCTTTGATCTCTTCCAGCCCACGTTCCTTTAGCCAGTTGCGCATCCAGGCGATTTCTTCCTCCTGCGCCTTGATGATGTTGCGCGCCAATTCCTTGGCTTCCTCATCATCGCCATGTTCGAGCACGATATTCGCCATATCCACCGCGCCCTGATGATGCGGGATCATGCCCTGGATAAAGGCGGTGTCGGCGTCTTCGTCAATCACGCCCATACCGGCATGCATTCGTTCATTGGCCTCGGCATAAGCCTTTTGCGGAGCGTTGAGATTGGTGGTTTCAGGCGCACTCGCTTCAGCCGGCTCCTCTTCCAGAAACGGGCTTTTCTCTTC
The sequence above is drawn from the Parasphingorhabdus sp. SCSIO 66989 genome and encodes:
- a CDS encoding fumarylacetoacetate hydrolase family protein produces the protein MKRKLQLSGLIVLLITIGIFAAWATAPDPKYNIASFEDTPLQPAIAPLDKAITLAQFHDEADVTHTMLVTGFAGDTVIGIDLVAMGAKPEDDPFAALASLPRLPQSAADIADLPTTTMVMSRLLPSGSSGERHIGTGTNFPEHAEEANSGSVFQFPKFGAATPARTEVQARPGILLDYEVELCMRFDRDIASLADFDAAVKSVFLCGDFTNRNALVELADPDNLDSGSGFSDAKSGPDFFPTGPFLVIPKDWRSFVAELRMTTMVNDEARQDARGGEMTLDFRQLVTKALGDMAEPRFLYKADRVYLANDRKIAKDMTLMSGTAEGTIFTPPSRADIIEGVLRYAANGGPLSEQGLIDTAKAQFIENELQSGHFLQAGDRVEHGSTYLGSIEVTVAE
- the infC gene encoding translation initiation factor IF-3 — its product is MRPPYSRRGPSAPPKNGPRFNDFIQSPNVRVIDDKGENLGVMNTEEAIDRARAVGLDLVEVSPNAEPPVAKFLDVGKFKYEAQKKANAARKTQKTQDIKEIKMRPNIDDHDYMVKMKKVHQFIEKGDKVKVTLRFRGREMSHQQLGMQLLQRVQEDTKEDAKVEAYPRLEGRQMLMVLSPK
- the copM gene encoding CopM family metallochaperone, whose translation is MKNASIIAILALTSALGLALGGCAEEKSPFLEEEPAEASAPETTNLNAPQKAYAEANERMHAGMGVIDEDADTAFIQGMIPHHQGAVDMANIVLEHGDDEEAKELARNIIKAQEEEIAWMRNWLKERGLEEIKASDHAGHDHGDHADHDHADHDHGDHDHEDHKHGDDHDHSAHAEEHKGE